The following is a genomic window from Vibrio cyclitrophicus.
TTTCAACAGACTTCGAAGATAAGAAAAGTGCATTACTGGCACTCGCCAAATCTCAAACCACATCTAAGAAAAAATAACCCTACCAGACAGTAAGACGACAGAAGAAATTTGCTAAGCCGATGAGTTGTAATCTGTTTACTTCATCAGGTGATTACCGTCAACGGACGATGAGTAATACGGTCATCACTAATATTACTACTCGACGGATTTCAAATTTCTTGAGTTATCAGTGGAAGAGTTAATGACGAGATCAGAATACTCACCTCGAACCAAGCCACTTCCGAACTTTCATACCGCACACTACCCAAGAGTGCATCCCTAACAAACTAAAAGAGAATTTATTATGAACTTAACTTTTGACGTTGAGCGCTTGCTGCTGCCAGTAAGCGTGGATCTTCAAGATACTTTAAACCGAGTGATTAGCGAATCAGGCAAATGGACACCTATGATCCAATCGGTCGTGATTAGCTTCCGAGATAAAAGCTACACCTCTGAGGACGGCGGTTTTCATCCTGTTGAAATCAGGCTTGTTCGACTCTATGACCAATGGGTATTTGATTACATCACTGACTTTGCGTATTGCGGTGGTCCATATCCCGAACTGGTTAAAGAGGTGGATTTCAACTTCGGATGCGGGACAGCGAGTTTTTCCTATGTTCCGGAATTATCAATAACAAGTAGTGAGGTAATGGAGTTCTATTCGATGTGGGAATCCAACTTTCTAAGCTACATCGGAATGGATTGCTTTGATGAGATAAAAGTTACGGTGGATTAGTCCATCACTAACGAATCAAGTTGAAAGCATCAAGTGAGGGAGAGCTAATTTTAACGAGTTTACTTGGTTGATAGGTGGTTAACTGCTCCCATTGCTATGTAGAAGCAATGGGAACAGTTAAGGTCTGCAATTCTATGGGAAATACCGAGAGAATGACTTGTATGAAGCTATCTCTGTCTTACAGTTCTTAAATATTCCCCTATATATTCAACCAGCTGACTGGCTGTTATTGATTAGTTTAGTTACGTTCGGTGAAAAACAGCATCGTTTCGAGTCTTCCCTTAGTTAGTATCGATTCTAAGTTTGGTAAAACACCCCAGTTCCCATATCTAACATCGAAAGCTTAAAAACCGCTGCATAGTTGTTTCTTTATGATATGGAGTGACTACAACAGAGAACCGAAACGACATTATGTTTTGGTGGTTGCATTTCATCTCAACGAACCATCAACAAGCCCAACAACGTACTTCAATTAGCTTAGTGCCTTCTACTGGGTTGAATCTAAATACGCTTGGAGCTCTTGCTTCAACAAGTAACGTATCCAATCAGGTGAGAGCACCTCTGCATGAGGTAGCCACGTTTTAAGTTGGCGTAATAATTCTGGAATGTTCTTGGTTTGGTGACTAATGAACACATCCCCTGAATCCAGGTCTTTCAATACTTGGAAGTCATCAGCGTTACCTTCATTTAAGAAGGCTTCTACGCCTTTAGCGCTCATCTGTATAACCACTTCAATGGGATTGAGTAAAGGTTCTTCATATTCACAACCAGTTAGCTTCTGCTCAACGCTAGGGTCAGGAGAATATTTGTCCTCGTAACGCACTAGCTCACGAATCTTAGCCACT
Proteins encoded in this region:
- a CDS encoding DUF2787 family protein, whose translation is MNLTFDVERLLLPVSVDLQDTLNRVISESGKWTPMIQSVVISFRDKSYTSEDGGFHPVEIRLVRLYDQWVFDYITDFAYCGGPYPELVKEVDFNFGCGTASFSYVPELSITSSEVMEFYSMWESNFLSYIGMDCFDEIKVTVD